A region of Deinococcus planocerae DNA encodes the following proteins:
- a CDS encoding phosphodiester glycosidase family protein, with protein sequence MSAPALARLLVAALLSFSLTACTSAQGLTVERLTAGGRLYTVAVVDLRQDTLRLHWKSPATGEPYRTFEGVRRQLGREGRQLLFATNSGIYAPGLRPLGLHVENGRTLVGVNKARSGGNFALLPNGVFWVKDERAGVTETGAYRRLGLTPAYATQSGPLLVQGGRLHPAFNREGTSFKVRSGVGVCRDGRVRFVVSAGPVNFHTFALFFRDTLRCPDALYLDGSISAYATASTDTQLSDFAGIWTVSRPGPGAVTGAR encoded by the coding sequence ATGTCAGCTCCCGCCCTGGCCCGCCTTCTGGTCGCCGCCCTCCTCTCGTTCTCGCTGACCGCCTGCACGTCAGCGCAGGGGCTGACGGTGGAGCGGCTCACGGCGGGAGGCAGGCTCTACACGGTGGCGGTGGTCGATCTGCGGCAGGACACGTTGCGGCTGCACTGGAAGAGTCCGGCCACGGGCGAGCCCTACCGCACCTTCGAGGGGGTGCGCCGACAGTTGGGCCGGGAGGGGCGGCAACTGCTCTTCGCCACGAACAGCGGCATCTACGCGCCGGGTCTTCGGCCTCTGGGCCTTCACGTCGAGAACGGGCGGACGCTGGTGGGTGTCAACAAGGCGCGCTCGGGTGGGAACTTCGCGCTGCTGCCCAACGGCGTCTTCTGGGTGAAGGACGAGCGGGCGGGCGTGACGGAGACGGGGGCGTACCGGAGGTTGGGGCTCACGCCCGCCTACGCCACGCAGTCGGGGCCGCTGCTCGTGCAGGGGGGGCGCCTGCACCCGGCTTTCAACCGCGAGGGCACCAGCTTCAAGGTCCGCAGCGGCGTGGGGGTGTGCCGCGACGGGCGGGTGCGCTTCGTGGTGAGCGCGGGGCCGGTCAACTTCCACACCTTCGCGCTTTTCTTCCGGGACACGCTGAGGTGCCCGGACGCGCTCTACCTCGACGGCAGCATCAGCGCGTACGCCACGGCGAGCACCGACACACAGCTCAGCGACTTCGCGGGCATCTGGACCGTCAGCCGCCCGGGACCCGGGGCCGTCACGGGCGCACGGTGA
- a CDS encoding DUF937 domain-containing protein, with amino-acid sequence MNGSEEWQTFFGPVAAERLAREAGLGPAEAGRVLREGLPLLLAALADHARTPEGERQLNEAIQNLPRFASVPAALESLGGAGALQRAGQLLGPALLGPRAVAIAERVTGASAPAGVQTLLHLTLPLVLSVLGQRGGLSGLPSGPARLVVSAVPGPLQTAGGAVDPPARAPAGNTPPGGLSPQELTEFLRGQFGGVAGVRLGTLAGFGDGSAAQATQAALAVVLGAVARKGRTEAAAGVILGHGGDFERLVDADGSLNPHLLGDPARVAGIEGQGRRLLGTLFGHASGVGARLGSALGAPEENAGRLLALLTPLVLGLLVRRARTAGLGARHLAALLAGLGPHLPGLLPAGPSGLGALLEAEPVPSPAAGTGGTPRPGAAVAPAPARRRGPRWWLIPLLLVPLAGGLSLLWSRSEQPPVPGAAGAAGTGVTVRSPAPGAELPLADLTLRGTGRPGDLLTVEDGGLEVASTRVGGNGTWQVTLPTPTLGEHTYTVRGSEGATSGEIRVTVTAGDDVNAGEVGGGPDEEPAAGPSAPPSETFDLAEPAPGAQLPAGSFTLRGRGTPGESLQILEDDTSLGNVTVGPGGTWRLDVPSPSPGPHTYAVYAQDATELGRVEVTVDALASLSPTGVCDREYTLSLTDGQTVREPFRFGGTGQGEGYRVTVRRAGRVVGVRDIPLDPTCGWSYQSRPGPGPLSYEVRPLASPGAAPLSVITITVRP; translated from the coding sequence CGTTCTTCGGTCCGGTGGCCGCCGAGCGGCTCGCGCGGGAGGCTGGCCTCGGGCCCGCCGAGGCCGGGCGCGTCCTGCGGGAGGGGCTGCCCCTGCTCCTCGCCGCGCTGGCCGACCACGCCCGCACGCCGGAGGGGGAGCGCCAGCTCAACGAGGCGATCCAGAACCTCCCCCGCTTCGCCAGCGTCCCGGCGGCGCTCGAGAGCCTGGGCGGGGCGGGCGCCCTGCAACGCGCCGGACAACTCCTCGGGCCGGCCTTGCTCGGGCCCCGGGCGGTCGCCATCGCGGAGCGTGTGACGGGCGCGTCCGCCCCGGCGGGGGTGCAGACCCTCCTGCACCTCACGCTGCCCCTCGTGCTGAGCGTCCTCGGCCAGCGCGGCGGGCTCTCCGGCCTGCCCTCCGGCCCCGCCCGACTCGTCGTGTCCGCCGTGCCGGGCCCTCTCCAGACGGCAGGCGGGGCAGTAGACCCCCCGGCCCGCGCCCCCGCCGGGAACACGCCACCGGGCGGACTCTCCCCGCAGGAGTTGACCGAGTTCCTGAGGGGGCAGTTCGGTGGAGTGGCCGGAGTGCGTCTGGGGACCCTCGCGGGTTTTGGAGACGGGTCGGCGGCGCAGGCCACCCAGGCCGCGCTGGCCGTCGTCCTGGGCGCCGTCGCGCGCAAGGGCCGCACCGAGGCGGCGGCGGGGGTAATCCTGGGCCACGGCGGCGACTTCGAGCGCCTCGTCGACGCGGACGGCAGCCTCAACCCCCACCTGCTGGGCGACCCCGCCCGGGTGGCCGGGATCGAGGGCCAGGGACGCCGCCTGCTCGGCACGCTGTTCGGCCACGCCTCCGGGGTCGGGGCCCGGCTCGGGTCCGCCCTCGGGGCGCCGGAGGAGAACGCCGGGAGGCTCCTCGCGCTGCTCACCCCCCTCGTGCTGGGCCTGCTCGTTCGCCGTGCCCGGACGGCGGGGCTCGGCGCCCGGCACCTGGCCGCCCTCCTCGCGGGGCTGGGGCCGCACCTCCCGGGTCTGCTCCCGGCGGGCCCGTCCGGCCTCGGGGCGCTGCTGGAGGCCGAGCCCGTGCCCTCCCCCGCAGCGGGGACGGGTGGGACGCCCAGGCCCGGCGCGGCGGTGGCCCCGGCACCCGCCCGGCGACGGGGCCCTCGCTGGTGGCTGATTCCGCTCTTGCTCGTGCCCCTGGCGGGCGGCCTGTCCCTCCTGTGGTCGCGTTCGGAGCAACCTCCCGTCCCAGGGGCCGCCGGGGCCGCGGGCACGGGGGTCACCGTCCGCAGTCCCGCCCCCGGGGCCGAGCTTCCCCTCGCGGACCTCACCCTGCGCGGCACGGGGCGTCCCGGCGACCTCCTCACGGTCGAGGACGGCGGGCTGGAGGTGGCGTCCACCCGGGTGGGGGGGAACGGCACCTGGCAGGTCACCCTCCCCACCCCGACCCTGGGCGAGCATACGTACACTGTGCGCGGCAGCGAGGGCGCGACGAGCGGCGAGATCAGGGTCACCGTCACCGCCGGTGACGACGTGAACGCCGGGGAGGTGGGTGGAGGTCCGGACGAGGAACCTGCCGCCGGACCCAGCGCCCCGCCGAGCGAGACCTTCGACCTCGCCGAACCCGCGCCGGGCGCACAACTGCCTGCGGGCAGCTTCACCCTGCGGGGGCGCGGCACGCCCGGCGAGAGCCTCCAGATTCTCGAAGACGACACCAGCCTCGGCAACGTGACGGTGGGCCCGGGCGGCACCTGGCGCCTCGACGTGCCCAGCCCCAGCCCGGGCCCCCACACCTACGCCGTCTACGCCCAGGACGCCACCGAACTCGGACGGGTGGAGGTGACGGTGGACGCCCTGGCCTCCCTGTCCCCCACCGGGGTCTGCGACCGCGAGTACACCCTGAGCCTCACGGACGGACAGACGGTCCGCGAGCCCTTCCGGTTCGGCGGGACCGGGCAGGGCGAGGGCTACCGGGTGACCGTCCGCCGCGCGGGCCGCGTGGTCGGCGTCCGCGACATCCCCCTCGACCCCACCTGCGGCTGGAGCTACCAGAGTCGGCCCGGCCCGGGGCCCCTGTCCTACGAGGTCCGTCCCCTGGCGAGTCCGGGCGCCGCGCCCCTGAGCGTCATCACCATCACCGTGCGCCCGTGA